The following proteins come from a genomic window of Hymenobacter canadensis:
- the kduD gene encoding 2-dehydro-3-deoxy-D-gluconate 5-dehydrogenase KduD, whose product MSFASAFDLTGKVALVTGCNRGIGQGMALGLAEAGADIIGVSATLALEGSDTARQVQALGRQFTAYQADFSQRAEVDAFLQQVQQDFPRIDILINNAGTIRRAPAAEHSDADWDNVLAINLDAPFRLARAIGGRMLAQGSGKIIFTASLLTFQGGINVPGYAASKGAIGSLVKALANEWAGRGVNVNAIAPGYIATDNTEALRQDPERSSSILGRIPAGRWGTPADFKGPTVFLASAAADYIHGTILTVDGGWMGR is encoded by the coding sequence ATGTCATTTGCTTCCGCCTTCGATTTAACGGGTAAAGTGGCTCTGGTTACGGGCTGCAACCGGGGCATCGGGCAGGGTATGGCGCTGGGCCTGGCCGAAGCCGGCGCCGACATCATCGGGGTGTCGGCCACGCTGGCGCTGGAGGGCTCCGACACGGCGCGGCAGGTGCAGGCCCTGGGCCGGCAGTTCACGGCCTACCAAGCCGACTTCAGCCAGCGTGCTGAGGTAGACGCCTTCCTGCAGCAGGTGCAGCAGGACTTTCCGCGCATCGACATTCTGATCAACAACGCCGGCACTATCCGGCGCGCTCCCGCCGCCGAGCACTCCGACGCTGACTGGGACAACGTGCTGGCCATTAACCTCGACGCGCCGTTCCGGTTGGCGCGTGCCATTGGCGGCCGGATGCTGGCGCAGGGCAGCGGCAAAATTATCTTCACAGCCTCGCTGCTTACGTTTCAGGGCGGTATCAACGTGCCGGGCTACGCGGCCAGCAAGGGCGCCATTGGCTCGTTGGTGAAGGCGCTGGCCAACGAGTGGGCCGGCCGCGGCGTGAACGTGAATGCCATTGCCCCGGGCTACATTGCCACCGACAACACCGAGGCCCTGCGCCAGGACCCCGAGCGCAGCAGCAGCATCCTGGGCCGCATTCCGGCCGGCCGCTGGGGCACCCCCGCCGACTTCAAAGGCCCCACCGTTTTCCTCGCCTCAGCCGCCGCCGACTACATCCACGGCACCATCCTCACCGTGGA
- a CDS encoding DUF4350 domain-containing protein gives MSFRPFLLAGLLTACLPTQAQTTPAARPMSQRMADAFISWHPDSILIGSRKTARWDYEQGLMLKALERVWQRTGDARYFTYIQKDLDQFVGPDGSIRTYKLEDYNLDNLTTGHALLTLGQMSVPQVEKYRLAAQQLRKQLDGQPRTKAGGFWHKKIYTNQMWLDGLYMAEPFYAEYSQAFNQPAGFDDIAKQFALIEKNLTDPKTGLMYHGYDESREQQWANKTTGQSPNFWDRGLGWYAMALVDVLDYFPQNHPQRQQLIQNVQRLAPVLVKYQDATAGTWALVMDQAARKGNYQEASGSSMFVYFLQKGVRMGYLDKKYAAAARRGYDGLLKQFVAEENGALAFNGTVSVGGLGGKPYRDGSFEYYLTEPLRKNDLKGVGPFILASVEMEAAASAVGTSKTVAVDNYFNHELRKNALSGQPETWHYTWDDRTHGGFYFWGQQFRDLGAQTATIRTAPTAAALKGVDVFIIVDPDTKKETPQPNFVRPADVQALTKWLKDGGTLVLMANDTSNCEIPRFNTLARAFGLEFLPLNLNMVKGSEFEQGRVNIPAGNAVFKTAKSAYIKELAPLKVQAPATPLVKMGEHAIIATAKIGKGTVLAVGDPWLYNEYVDGRKIPASFENYNAARDLATWLLQQSGRK, from the coding sequence ATGTCCTTCCGTCCTTTCCTGTTGGCCGGCCTACTCACGGCCTGCCTACCCACCCAGGCCCAGACCACGCCCGCGGCGCGGCCCATGTCGCAGCGCATGGCTGATGCGTTTATCAGCTGGCACCCCGATTCCATCCTCATCGGCAGCCGCAAAACCGCCCGCTGGGACTACGAGCAGGGCCTGATGCTGAAGGCGCTGGAACGCGTGTGGCAGCGCACCGGCGACGCCCGCTACTTCACCTACATCCAGAAAGACCTCGACCAGTTCGTGGGCCCCGACGGCAGCATCCGTACCTACAAGCTGGAGGACTATAACCTCGACAACCTGACCACCGGCCACGCTTTGCTCACGCTGGGGCAGATGTCGGTGCCCCAGGTGGAGAAGTACCGGCTGGCGGCTCAGCAGCTGCGTAAGCAGCTGGATGGGCAGCCGCGCACCAAGGCCGGCGGCTTCTGGCACAAGAAAATCTACACCAACCAGATGTGGCTGGATGGCCTCTACATGGCCGAGCCGTTCTACGCCGAGTACAGCCAGGCCTTCAACCAGCCCGCCGGTTTCGACGACATCGCCAAGCAGTTTGCGCTAATTGAAAAGAACCTCACGGACCCCAAAACCGGCCTGATGTACCACGGCTACGACGAAAGCCGGGAGCAGCAGTGGGCCAATAAAACCACCGGTCAGTCGCCCAATTTCTGGGACCGGGGCCTGGGCTGGTACGCCATGGCGCTGGTGGATGTGCTCGATTATTTCCCTCAGAACCACCCGCAGCGTCAGCAGCTCATCCAGAACGTGCAGCGCCTCGCGCCGGTGCTGGTGAAGTACCAGGATGCCACCGCCGGTACCTGGGCGCTGGTGATGGACCAGGCGGCCCGCAAGGGCAACTATCAGGAGGCTTCGGGCAGCAGCATGTTCGTGTATTTCCTGCAGAAGGGTGTGCGCATGGGCTACCTCGATAAGAAGTATGCCGCCGCCGCCCGCCGCGGCTATGACGGCCTGCTGAAGCAATTCGTGGCCGAGGAAAACGGCGCGCTGGCCTTCAACGGTACCGTGAGCGTGGGCGGCCTCGGCGGCAAGCCCTACCGCGACGGCAGCTTCGAGTACTACCTCACCGAGCCGCTGCGCAAGAACGATCTGAAAGGTGTGGGCCCGTTCATCTTGGCCAGCGTGGAGATGGAAGCCGCCGCCAGCGCCGTGGGAACTAGCAAAACCGTGGCCGTGGACAATTACTTCAACCACGAGCTGCGCAAAAACGCGCTGAGCGGCCAGCCGGAAACCTGGCACTACACCTGGGACGACCGCACGCACGGCGGCTTCTACTTCTGGGGCCAGCAATTCCGCGACCTGGGCGCGCAAACCGCCACCATCCGCACCGCGCCCACCGCTGCCGCGCTCAAAGGCGTGGACGTATTCATCATCGTGGACCCCGATACCAAAAAGGAAACCCCGCAGCCCAACTTCGTGCGCCCTGCCGACGTGCAGGCTCTCACCAAATGGTTGAAGGACGGCGGCACACTGGTGCTGATGGCCAACGACACCAGCAACTGCGAAATCCCGCGCTTCAACACCCTGGCCCGGGCCTTTGGCCTAGAGTTTCTGCCCCTGAACCTGAACATGGTGAAAGGCAGCGAATTTGAGCAGGGCCGGGTGAATATCCCAGCCGGTAACGCCGTCTTCAAAACCGCCAAATCGGCCTACATCAAGGAGCTGGCTCCGCTGAAAGTGCAGGCCCCGGCCACGCCGCTCGTCAAGATGGGCGAGCACGCCATAATTGCCACCGCCAAGATTGGCAAAGGCACCGTGCTGGCCGTCGGTGACCCGTGGCTGTACAACGAGTACGTGGACGGCCGCAAGATTCCCGCCTCGTTCGAGAACTACAACGCCGCCCGCGACCTGGCAACCTGGCTGCTGCAACAGTCCGGCCGCAAGTAG
- the pncA gene encoding bifunctional nicotinamidase/pyrazinamidase, producing MKALLLIDIQNDFVPGGALAVPGGDAVIPLANALQPRFELVVATQDWHPAGHGSFASSHPGRQPFEQTDLHGLPQTLWPDHCVQGTPGADFHPALNQHRIEAIFRKGTNPDLDSYSGFFDNGHRKSTGLADYLRGRGVTQVYLAGLAADYCVYFSAKDALQEGFEVFFIEEATRAISVEGYQQARADLEQRGARFVAANEVF from the coding sequence ATGAAAGCTCTCCTGCTGATTGATATTCAAAATGATTTCGTGCCCGGCGGCGCGCTGGCCGTGCCTGGCGGCGACGCCGTAATTCCGCTGGCCAATGCGTTGCAGCCCCGATTCGAGCTGGTGGTAGCCACCCAGGACTGGCACCCGGCCGGCCACGGCAGCTTCGCCAGCAGCCACCCTGGCCGGCAGCCGTTCGAGCAGACCGACCTGCACGGCCTGCCCCAGACGCTCTGGCCCGACCACTGCGTGCAGGGCACGCCCGGCGCCGACTTCCACCCCGCCCTCAACCAGCACCGCATCGAGGCCATCTTCCGCAAAGGCACCAACCCCGACCTCGACTCCTACAGCGGCTTCTTCGACAACGGCCACCGCAAGAGCACCGGCCTAGCCGACTATCTGCGCGGGCGCGGCGTCACGCAAGTTTACCTGGCCGGCCTCGCCGCCGACTATTGCGTGTACTTCTCCGCCAAAGATGCCCTGCAGGAAGGGTTCGAGGTGTTTTTCATTGAAGAAGCCACCCGCGCCATCAGCGTCGAAGGCTACCAGCAGGCCCGCGCCGACCTCGAGCAGCGCGGCGCCCGGTTTGTAGCGGCGAATGAGGTGTTCTAG
- a CDS encoding glycosyl hydrolase family 28 protein has product MKHLCLALLAVLLLAFRPAADERNPTIFLVGDSTMSDKPLDKAERGWGMYFRQYFDGNVRVQNHAMNGRSTRNFRHEGRWAKVLEQLKPGDWVFIQFGHNDSKQEDTARYAVPQTTYRQNLTRYVQEARAKGANPVLLTPVGRRYFDEAGKRKDDHGEYPGVVRAVAKAQKVPLIDAHEATWALYTQLGDAGTKPLFWSYQNGANAPKLDNTHFSAYGAERVAQLVAQEVKKQNLGIAAHLKPLAFAGKYAYELPIVLQPTFRKDTFNITKYGAVADGQTLNTEAFRKAIDACSQQGGVVLVPRGLWLTGPIQLKSNVNLHVAQGALVQFSSRLSDFQLVKTNWEGEDAVRNQSPISGFDLENIAITGPGTFDGAGDAWRMVKKEKLNPGQWQKLVKSGGVVDEKGTTWYPSAGSLQGSTLNKPWTLTAGQEPDFSKFAEFKDFLRPNMLSLQRCKQILLEDFTIQNSPAWTIHPLLCDNITLRNVTARNPWYGQNTDALDLESCRNGVVEGCTFDVGDDGICIKSGRDAEGRRRGVPTENFIIRDTKVYHAHGGFVIGSEMSGGARNLYVSNCTFMGTDVGLRFKTARGRGGVVENIFVDGVDMTDIAGEAILFDMYYAAKDPVQVNGEAYGIPEIKAEPLNEGTPQFRNFRITNVTCKGANTGILVRGLPEMAVQNIEIENTVLECNKGMVCQEADGIRLKNVTLLSKETKPVLEVQNSRNVSFDNLRYTPGAELLLRVTGARSKAVTLRNTDTKPAKKGVEMGEKVARKTVTVSKL; this is encoded by the coding sequence ATGAAACACCTGTGCCTTGCTTTGCTGGCCGTGCTGCTGCTGGCCTTCCGCCCGGCCGCCGACGAGCGGAACCCCACCATTTTCCTCGTCGGCGACTCCACCATGTCGGACAAGCCGCTGGACAAGGCCGAGCGGGGCTGGGGCATGTACTTCCGCCAGTATTTTGATGGTAACGTGCGCGTGCAGAACCACGCCATGAACGGGCGCAGCACCCGCAACTTCCGGCACGAGGGCCGCTGGGCCAAGGTGCTGGAGCAGCTCAAGCCCGGCGACTGGGTGTTCATCCAGTTCGGCCACAACGACAGCAAGCAGGAGGACACCGCCCGCTACGCCGTCCCCCAGACCACCTACCGCCAGAACCTGACCCGCTACGTGCAGGAAGCCCGCGCCAAGGGCGCCAACCCGGTGCTGCTCACGCCCGTAGGTCGGCGCTACTTTGATGAGGCCGGCAAGCGCAAGGACGACCACGGCGAATACCCCGGCGTGGTGCGCGCCGTAGCCAAAGCCCAGAAAGTACCGCTGATTGACGCCCACGAAGCCACCTGGGCCCTATACACCCAGCTCGGCGACGCCGGCACCAAGCCGCTGTTCTGGAGCTACCAGAACGGGGCCAACGCCCCCAAGCTCGATAACACCCACTTCTCGGCCTACGGCGCCGAACGGGTAGCCCAGCTAGTTGCCCAGGAAGTGAAAAAACAGAATCTCGGCATTGCCGCGCACCTCAAGCCGCTGGCCTTCGCCGGTAAGTATGCCTACGAGCTGCCCATCGTGCTGCAGCCCACTTTCCGCAAGGATACTTTCAACATCACCAAGTACGGCGCGGTGGCTGATGGGCAGACGCTCAACACCGAGGCCTTCCGCAAAGCCATTGACGCCTGCAGCCAGCAGGGCGGGGTGGTGTTGGTACCGCGCGGCTTGTGGCTCACCGGCCCCATTCAACTGAAAAGCAACGTGAACCTGCACGTGGCCCAAGGCGCGCTGGTGCAGTTCAGCAGCCGGCTGTCTGATTTTCAGCTGGTGAAAACCAACTGGGAAGGCGAGGACGCCGTGCGCAACCAGTCACCCATTTCCGGCTTCGACCTCGAAAACATTGCCATTACCGGTCCGGGCACCTTCGACGGGGCCGGCGACGCCTGGCGCATGGTGAAGAAGGAAAAGCTCAACCCCGGCCAGTGGCAGAAGCTGGTGAAGTCGGGCGGGGTGGTGGATGAGAAGGGCACGACCTGGTACCCCTCGGCCGGCTCGCTGCAAGGCTCCACCCTCAACAAGCCCTGGACGCTGACCGCCGGCCAGGAGCCCGACTTCAGCAAGTTCGCCGAGTTCAAGGATTTCCTGCGGCCCAACATGCTCAGTCTGCAGCGCTGCAAGCAGATTCTGCTCGAAGACTTCACCATTCAGAACTCCCCGGCCTGGACCATTCATCCGTTGCTCTGCGACAATATCACGCTGCGCAACGTGACGGCCCGCAACCCTTGGTACGGCCAGAACACCGACGCTCTCGACCTGGAATCCTGCCGCAACGGGGTGGTGGAAGGCTGCACGTTTGACGTGGGCGACGACGGCATCTGCATTAAATCGGGCCGCGACGCGGAAGGCCGCCGGCGCGGCGTTCCTACCGAGAACTTTATCATCCGCGACACGAAAGTATACCACGCCCACGGCGGCTTCGTGATTGGCTCGGAGATGTCGGGCGGGGCGCGCAACCTGTACGTGAGCAACTGCACCTTCATGGGCACCGACGTGGGTTTGCGCTTCAAAACGGCCCGGGGCCGCGGCGGTGTGGTGGAGAACATCTTCGTAGACGGCGTAGACATGACCGACATTGCCGGCGAGGCCATCCTGTTCGACATGTACTACGCCGCCAAAGACCCTGTGCAGGTGAACGGCGAGGCCTACGGCATCCCCGAAATCAAGGCCGAGCCGCTGAACGAGGGCACCCCGCAGTTCCGCAACTTCCGCATCACCAACGTCACCTGCAAGGGCGCCAACACCGGCATTCTGGTGCGCGGTCTGCCCGAAATGGCGGTCCAGAACATCGAAATCGAAAATACGGTGCTGGAGTGCAACAAAGGAATGGTGTGCCAGGAAGCCGACGGCATCCGCCTCAAAAACGTGACCCTGCTTTCTAAGGAAACCAAGCCGGTGCTGGAAGTCCAGAACAGCCGCAACGTCAGCTTCGACAACCTGCGCTACACCCCCGGCGCCGAGCTGCTGCTGCGCGTGACGGGCGCCCGCAGCAAAGCCGTCACCCTGCGCAACACCGACACCAAACCCGCCAAAAAAGGCGTGGAAATGGGGGAGAAGGTGGCCAGGAAAACGGTGACGGTGAGCAAGCTGTAA
- a CDS encoding LacI family DNA-binding transcriptional regulator, which yields METYTIKDIARELGLSTSTVSRALRGSYEINPETKRLVMECAERLNYRPNPIALSLKGSASRAIGVILPQIANYFFSQAINGIEAIAYNRGYHVIIFQSQESYEREMANVQQAMSRKVDGLLMSLSSETSDVTHLQDVLDKNVPLVLFDRVSSELNVTKVVADNFGGAFAATEHLLQSGRRRIAHLTIQPWLSITQERLAGYRAALEQYGLEYDENLVRYGNFGADEVGPMIDGLMHLDSPPDAFFTASDRLAVGCLQALRQRNLHIPEDVSLIGFTNLNVADLLDPPLSTVVQPAQEIGQIAAERLIDQIERKLRALPIETVKIPTELVVRSSTRLEAVKL from the coding sequence TTGGAAACCTACACCATCAAAGACATTGCCCGGGAGCTGGGGCTTTCCACTTCCACAGTGTCGCGGGCCTTGCGGGGCAGCTACGAAATCAACCCCGAAACCAAGCGGCTGGTGATGGAGTGCGCCGAGCGGCTCAACTACCGCCCCAACCCCATTGCACTCAGCCTGAAAGGCAGCGCCAGCCGCGCCATCGGCGTGATTCTGCCCCAGATTGCCAACTACTTTTTCTCGCAGGCCATCAACGGCATCGAGGCCATTGCCTACAACCGGGGCTACCACGTCATCATCTTCCAGAGCCAGGAAAGCTACGAGCGGGAAATGGCCAACGTGCAGCAGGCCATGTCGCGCAAGGTAGACGGTTTGCTGATGTCGCTGTCCAGCGAAACCTCCGACGTGACGCACCTGCAGGACGTGCTCGACAAAAACGTGCCGCTGGTTCTGTTCGACCGGGTTTCAAGCGAGCTGAACGTAACCAAAGTAGTGGCCGACAACTTCGGGGGCGCGTTTGCCGCCACCGAGCACCTGCTGCAAAGCGGGCGGCGGCGCATTGCCCACCTCACCATTCAGCCTTGGCTCAGCATCACGCAGGAGCGGCTGGCCGGCTACCGCGCCGCCCTGGAGCAGTACGGCCTCGAGTACGACGAAAATCTGGTGCGCTACGGCAATTTTGGCGCCGACGAAGTAGGACCCATGATTGATGGCCTGATGCACCTGGACTCGCCACCCGACGCCTTTTTCACGGCCTCCGACCGGCTGGCTGTGGGCTGCCTGCAGGCCCTGCGCCAGCGCAACCTGCACATTCCGGAGGACGTGTCGCTGATCGGCTTCACCAACCTCAACGTAGCCGACCTGCTGGACCCGCCGCTGAGCACGGTGGTGCAGCCCGCCCAGGAAATCGGCCAGATAGCCGCCGAACGCCTCATCGACCAGATTGAGCGCAAACTCCGCGCCCTCCCCATCGAAACCGTCAAAATCCCTACAGAGCTGGTGGTGCGCAGCTCCACCCGGCTGGAGGCCGTGAAGCTGTAG
- a CDS encoding class I SAM-dependent methyltransferase, translated as MPDYPANYAEINRTLWNTKTVHHVASDFYNVPAFLAGESSLNAIELGLLGEVVGQRVLHLQCHFGQDSLSLSRLGAQVTGVDLSDQAIAKARELNAQLGLNAEFICADVYALPQQLHQQFDMVFTTYGVLGWLPDMDRWAAVVAHSLKPGGRLVLVEFHPVVWMFDNNFTRFDYSYFNRETITELETGTYADRAAPIETTSVSWNHSLSEVLGALLGQGLEIRHFDEYDYSPYNCFAGLEDAGERCYQFPHLRGKLPMVYSVVAQKK; from the coding sequence CTACCCCGCCAACTATGCCGAGATAAACCGCACGCTCTGGAACACGAAAACCGTGCACCATGTGGCCTCGGATTTCTACAACGTACCTGCTTTCCTGGCCGGAGAGTCGTCGCTGAACGCCATTGAGCTGGGTTTGCTGGGAGAAGTGGTGGGGCAGCGCGTGCTGCATCTTCAGTGCCATTTCGGGCAGGACTCGTTGTCGCTGAGCCGGCTGGGCGCGCAGGTTACGGGCGTAGACCTGTCGGACCAGGCCATTGCCAAAGCTCGCGAGCTGAACGCCCAGTTGGGGCTGAATGCAGAGTTCATCTGCGCCGATGTGTATGCGCTGCCGCAGCAGCTGCACCAGCAGTTTGATATGGTGTTCACCACGTACGGCGTGCTGGGCTGGCTGCCCGACATGGACCGCTGGGCCGCCGTGGTGGCGCACTCCCTGAAGCCCGGCGGCCGCCTGGTGCTGGTGGAGTTTCACCCGGTGGTCTGGATGTTCGACAACAATTTCACCCGCTTCGACTACTCCTACTTCAACCGCGAAACCATCACGGAGCTGGAAACTGGCACCTACGCCGACCGCGCCGCGCCCATCGAAACCACGTCCGTTTCCTGGAACCACAGCCTGAGCGAGGTGCTGGGCGCCCTGCTCGGTCAGGGCCTGGAAATCCGCCACTTCGACGAGTATGACTACTCGCCCTACAACTGCTTCGCCGGCCTGGAAGACGCAGGCGAGCGGTGCTACCAGTTCCCGCACCTACGCGGCAAGCTGCCGATGGTCTACTCGGTGGTAGCCCAAAAGAAGTAG